One Micromonospora sp. WMMD812 genomic window carries:
- a CDS encoding UvrD-helicase domain-containing protein, with amino-acid sequence MTQPTLFGGAAPAPRVADAGPRYTPVELARLLRLPAPTREQAAIIAAPVEPLLVVAGAGSGKTETMAARVVWLVANSYVRPEHVLGLTFTRKAAGELAHRVRTRLDQLIRRLGRRDRDPLDDPLAGEPTIATYHSYAGRIVTEHGLRAGYEPSTRLLTEASRWQLVDLLVRNYDGDMSDVERMPSTITDAVLALAGELDEHLVDPDDLAAWTGRFFAAVQAHPGRVYADVRKALALQQTRLRLLPLVRAYARRKEDFEAMDFADQLARAARVARDHPGVGAIERDRYRVVLLDEYQDTSHAQVVLLTALFGNGHPVTAVGDPCQSIYGWRGASAGTLDRFPTEFARPDGTPAPALGLTTSWRNRPEILRVANALATPLRAAGARVPELRAALSVRDPIPHRSPGGAAGGTVHCALLETYADEASWIADSVLAAWRGAARMPDALPEHIPVAQRPTTAVLVRVRSQIPAIESALRERGLPVDVVGLGGLLDTPEVRDVVCTLRVLADPTDGAALLRLLTGARWRIGPRDLVALHRRARAIASGRRQLAGDGTPEIVPDQLDEATLVEALADLGPAQAYSAEGYLRLRAYGRELALLRYRLDQSLPDLIADIERTIGLDVEVAVRAGRDGAGDAGLARGHLDALGDVAARFTGETPGATLSAFLAFLAAAEDEERGLTPGEVEVVEGAVQILTAHAAKGLEWDVVAAAGLGRGVWPGPVRNSDHWLGGLGVLPFPLRGDADGLPRFDLAEVADQRGVARALADFTDDWRAHDEREERRLAYVAVTRPRRLLLCSGYWWGEGTKRPRGPSVFLREVYDACLDGGPGHLVDAWAPEPAPDAVNPTTEVVLRAEWPADPLGARRPALAEAAAMVRRCLTDGPEPADAEPNDAVAADATGTDAVPADATPVDAAGDEPGSAGAVDEGGPDPVADDPEVARWRREADLLLAERAELTRASGTVEVALPGHLTVTQLVSLRRDPAALARVLRRPMPSEPSPHARRGTAFHTWLEQRFGADRLLDLDELPGAADADAAPDETLAELQERFLASEWADRVPVEVEVPFATVIAGVVVRGRMDAVFARPGGRFDVVDWKTGGQPTGAAAEAAAVQLAVYRLAWAELAGVPVERVGAAFHYVRHGVTVRPADLLDVAGLTALVAAVPESGRDGVRP; translated from the coding sequence GTGACCCAACCCACCCTGTTCGGCGGTGCGGCCCCGGCACCCCGGGTGGCCGACGCCGGCCCCCGGTACACGCCGGTCGAGCTGGCCCGCCTGCTCCGGCTGCCGGCACCCACCCGGGAGCAGGCCGCGATCATCGCCGCGCCCGTGGAGCCGCTGCTGGTGGTCGCGGGCGCCGGCTCCGGCAAGACCGAGACGATGGCCGCGCGGGTGGTCTGGCTGGTGGCCAACTCGTACGTGCGCCCCGAGCACGTGCTGGGACTCACCTTCACCCGCAAGGCCGCCGGCGAGCTGGCGCACCGGGTGCGCACCCGGCTGGACCAGCTGATCCGCCGGCTCGGGCGGCGCGACCGGGATCCGCTGGACGACCCGCTCGCCGGCGAGCCGACGATCGCGACCTACCACTCGTACGCGGGGCGGATCGTCACCGAGCACGGGCTGCGCGCGGGCTACGAGCCCTCCACCCGGCTGCTCACCGAGGCGTCCCGCTGGCAGTTGGTCGACCTGCTGGTCCGCAACTACGACGGTGACATGTCCGACGTGGAGCGGATGCCGAGCACGATCACCGACGCGGTGCTGGCCCTCGCCGGCGAGCTGGACGAGCACCTGGTCGACCCGGACGACCTGGCGGCCTGGACCGGCCGGTTCTTCGCCGCGGTGCAGGCCCACCCGGGGCGGGTGTACGCCGACGTGCGGAAGGCGCTCGCCCTCCAGCAGACCCGGCTGCGACTGCTGCCGCTGGTGCGGGCGTACGCCCGGCGCAAGGAGGACTTCGAGGCGATGGACTTCGCCGACCAACTGGCCCGGGCGGCCCGGGTGGCCCGGGACCACCCGGGGGTCGGCGCGATCGAGCGGGACCGCTACCGGGTGGTGCTGCTCGACGAGTACCAGGACACCAGCCACGCCCAGGTGGTGCTGCTCACCGCGCTCTTCGGCAACGGGCACCCGGTGACCGCGGTGGGCGACCCGTGCCAGTCCATCTACGGGTGGCGCGGCGCGTCGGCCGGCACGCTGGACCGGTTCCCCACCGAGTTCGCCCGCCCCGACGGGACGCCGGCGCCCGCGCTCGGCCTCACCACCAGCTGGCGCAACCGTCCGGAGATCCTCCGGGTGGCGAACGCGCTCGCCACCCCGTTGCGCGCCGCCGGGGCGCGGGTGCCCGAGCTGCGCGCCGCGCTCAGCGTCCGCGATCCGATCCCGCACCGCAGCCCCGGCGGCGCGGCCGGCGGGACCGTACACTGCGCGCTGCTCGAGACGTACGCCGACGAGGCGTCCTGGATCGCCGACAGCGTGCTCGCCGCCTGGCGGGGTGCCGCCCGGATGCCGGACGCGCTGCCCGAGCACATCCCGGTGGCGCAGCGGCCGACCACCGCGGTGCTGGTCCGGGTACGCAGCCAGATCCCCGCGATCGAGTCGGCGCTGCGCGAGCGCGGCCTGCCCGTCGACGTGGTCGGGCTCGGCGGCCTGCTGGACACCCCGGAGGTGCGCGACGTCGTCTGCACCCTGCGCGTGCTGGCCGATCCGACCGACGGCGCGGCGCTGCTGCGGCTGCTCACCGGGGCGCGCTGGCGGATCGGGCCGCGCGACCTGGTGGCGCTGCACCGCAGGGCCCGGGCGATCGCCAGCGGCCGGCGGCAACTCGCCGGCGACGGCACCCCGGAGATCGTCCCGGACCAGCTCGACGAGGCGACCCTGGTCGAGGCGCTGGCCGACCTCGGCCCGGCGCAGGCGTACTCGGCCGAGGGGTATCTCCGGCTGCGCGCGTACGGCCGGGAGCTGGCCCTGCTCCGCTACCGGCTGGACCAGTCCCTGCCGGACCTGATCGCGGACATCGAGCGGACCATCGGTCTGGACGTGGAGGTCGCGGTCCGAGCCGGCCGGGACGGCGCCGGCGACGCCGGCCTCGCCCGCGGCCACCTGGACGCGCTGGGCGACGTCGCCGCCCGGTTCACCGGCGAGACCCCGGGCGCCACGCTCTCGGCGTTCCTGGCCTTCCTCGCCGCCGCCGAGGACGAGGAGCGCGGCCTCACCCCGGGCGAGGTCGAGGTGGTCGAGGGCGCGGTGCAGATCCTGACCGCCCACGCGGCGAAGGGGCTGGAGTGGGACGTCGTGGCTGCCGCCGGTCTCGGCCGTGGCGTCTGGCCCGGCCCGGTCCGCAACTCTGACCACTGGCTGGGCGGGTTGGGGGTGCTGCCGTTCCCGCTGCGCGGCGACGCCGACGGGCTGCCCCGGTTCGACCTGGCCGAGGTGGCCGACCAGCGCGGGGTGGCCCGGGCGCTGGCCGACTTCACCGACGACTGGCGGGCGCACGACGAGCGGGAGGAGCGGCGGCTGGCGTACGTCGCGGTGACCCGGCCCCGCCGCCTGCTGCTCTGCTCCGGCTACTGGTGGGGGGAGGGGACCAAGCGTCCCCGCGGCCCGTCGGTCTTCCTCCGGGAGGTGTACGACGCGTGCCTGGACGGCGGGCCCGGGCACCTCGTCGACGCCTGGGCGCCCGAGCCGGCGCCGGACGCGGTGAACCCGACCACCGAGGTGGTGCTCCGGGCGGAGTGGCCGGCGGATCCGCTCGGGGCGCGCCGTCCGGCGTTGGCCGAGGCCGCCGCGATGGTCCGTCGCTGCCTGACCGACGGCCCGGAACCGGCCGACGCCGAGCCGAACGACGCCGTGGCGGCCGACGCCACAGGGACCGACGCCGTGCCGGCCGACGCCACACCGGTCGACGCCGCGGGCGACGAGCCGGGCTCGGCCGGCGCCGTGGACGAGGGCGGGCCCGACCCGGTGGCGGACGATCCGGAGGTGGCGCGCTGGCGGCGGGAGGCCGACCTGCTGCTCGCGGAGCGGGCCGAGCTGACCCGGGCGTCCGGCACGGTCGAGGTGGCGCTCCCCGGGCACCTGACCGTCACCCAGCTCGTCTCGCTGCGCCGTGACCCGGCGGCGCTGGCCCGCGTACTGCGCCGTCCGATGCCCAGCGAACCCAGTCCGCACGCCCGGCGCGGCACCGCCTTCCACACCTGGCTGGAACAGCGGTTCGGGGCGGACCGGCTGCTCGACCTGGACGAGCTGCCCGGCGCGGCCGACGCGGACGCCGCGCCCGACGAGACGCTCGCCGAGCTCCAGGAGCGCTTCCTGGCCAGCGAGTGGGCCGACCGGGTGCCGGTGGAGGTGGAGGTGCCGTTCGCCACGGTGATCGCCGGGGTGGTGGTCCGTGGCCGGATGGACGCCGTCTTCGCCCGGCCGGGTGGACGGTTCGACGTGGTCGACTGGAAGACCGGCGGGCAGCCCACCGGGGCCGCGGCGGAGGCGGCCGCGGTGCAGCTGGCGGTCTACCGGCTGGCCTGGGCGGAGCTGGCCGGGGTGCCGGTCGAGCGGGTGGGCGCGGCGTTCCACTACGTCCGTCACGGCGTCACCGTCCGTCCGGCGGACCTGCTCGACGTGGCGGGGCTCACCGCGCTGGTCGCCGCCGTGCCGGAAAGCGGGCGGGACGGCGTCCGTCCGTGA
- a CDS encoding cold-shock protein, translated as MAIGTVKWFNADKGFGFITPDGGGADVFAHFSAIQTSGYRSLDENQRVEFEVTQGQKGPQAENIRPL; from the coding sequence ATGGCAATTGGCACCGTCAAGTGGTTCAACGCTGACAAGGGCTTCGGCTTCATCACCCCGGACGGCGGCGGCGCCGACGTCTTCGCCCACTTCTCGGCGATCCAGACCTCCGGCTACCGGAGCCTGGACGAGAACCAGCGGGTCGAGTTCGAGGTGACCCAGGGCCAGAAGGGCCCGCAGGCGGAGAACATCCGTCCGCTCTGA
- a CDS encoding DEAD/DEAH box helicase: MTTVLPSFADTGLAPALLAALSAQGITEPFPIQSATLPDSLAGRDVLGRGRTGSGKTLAFGLPLLSRTAGRRARPGRPLALVLVPTRELAQQVTTALAPYARAVGLRCATVVGGLSLQRQADALRAGAEVVVATPGRLHDLINRGDARLDQVEITVLDEADQMADMGFLPQVTKLLEQVAPQGQRMLFSATLDGGVDRLVRRFLSSPVTHSVDPGTATVSAMTHHVLHVEAADKPAALTRIAAREGRTILFMGTKHRADRLARQLLAKGVRAAALHGGKSQPQRTRILEQFRTGQVTALVATDVAARGIHVDGLDLVVNVDPPTEAKDYLHRGGRTARAGESGTVVTLVLPEQRRDVSRLMATAGIRPESVQVRSDDAALVRVTGAREPSGVPVTIAPPPAPAAKRAPGGRGATAATADGTSTAGRPAHRASGRSRRPRRPRSA; the protein is encoded by the coding sequence GTGACCACTGTTCTTCCGTCGTTCGCTGATACCGGCCTGGCGCCGGCCCTGCTCGCCGCGCTGTCGGCGCAGGGCATCACCGAACCGTTCCCGATCCAGTCCGCCACCCTGCCCGACTCGCTCGCCGGCCGGGACGTGCTGGGCCGGGGCCGCACCGGCTCCGGCAAGACCCTCGCCTTCGGGCTTCCGCTGCTCTCCCGCACCGCCGGCCGCCGGGCCCGCCCGGGCCGTCCCCTGGCGCTGGTCCTGGTGCCGACCCGGGAGCTGGCCCAGCAGGTCACCACCGCGCTGGCCCCGTACGCCCGCGCTGTCGGGCTGCGCTGCGCCACCGTCGTGGGCGGGCTGTCGTTGCAGCGCCAGGCGGACGCCCTGCGCGCCGGCGCCGAGGTGGTCGTGGCCACCCCCGGCCGGCTGCACGACCTGATCAACCGCGGTGACGCCCGGCTCGACCAGGTCGAGATCACCGTCCTGGACGAGGCCGACCAGATGGCCGACATGGGCTTCCTGCCGCAGGTCACCAAGCTGCTGGAGCAGGTCGCGCCGCAGGGGCAGCGGATGCTCTTCTCGGCCACTCTGGACGGCGGCGTGGACCGGTTGGTCCGCCGCTTCCTGAGCAGCCCGGTCACCCACTCGGTCGACCCGGGCACCGCCACGGTCTCCGCGATGACCCACCACGTGCTGCACGTCGAGGCGGCGGACAAGCCGGCCGCACTGACCCGGATCGCTGCCCGCGAGGGCCGCACCATCCTCTTCATGGGCACCAAGCACCGCGCCGACCGGCTCGCTCGCCAGCTGCTCGCCAAGGGGGTACGCGCGGCCGCGCTGCACGGCGGCAAGTCGCAGCCGCAGCGCACCCGGATCCTGGAGCAGTTCCGCACCGGCCAGGTGACCGCCCTCGTCGCCACGGACGTGGCGGCCCGGGGCATCCACGTGGACGGCCTGGACCTGGTGGTCAACGTGGACCCGCCGACCGAGGCGAAGGACTACCTGCACCGGGGTGGCCGCACGGCCCGGGCGGGGGAGTCCGGCACGGTGGTGACCCTGGTCCTGCCGGAGCAGCGCCGCGACGTGTCCCGGCTGATGGCCACGGCCGGCATCCGCCCGGAGTCCGTCCAGGTGCGCTCCGACGACGCCGCACTGGTGCGGGTGACCGGCGCGCGGGAGCCCTCCGGTGTGCCGGTGACCATCGCCCCGCCGCCGGCGCCTGCGGCGAAGCGCGCCCCGGGCGGTCGGGGTGCGACCGCCGCGACCGCCGACGGCACCTCGACCGCGGGTCGTCCGGCGCATCGGGCCTCGGGCCGGTCCCGCCGGCCCCGCCGACCGCGCTCGGCCTGA